The genomic interval CCGCTCGACGACGACCAGAAGCAGCGCGTCAGCGACGCGCTGTCGAACAACCGGCTCGAGGGTTGGGAGCCACAACGCGACGACGTCGCCGACCTGGTCGACCGCGAGCTCGGCCGGATCGACACCGCGGAGTACATCCGCCGCACCATGGCCAAGGTCACCGGCGGCGGGCCGGTGTAACCGAAGAGCCCTCTCCGGAAAGACAGCGCTGGCGCTGCAGCTGCAGAAGTCGACGTACGCCGGCGTGGAAGAGGACGGCCCGGACGACGGTGTCGAACGCGACGACTGACGCCCGCCCGGCTGGCTGCGCCTCGCGACGGTCGGTCGGCTCGGCGGTGCTGTCCCGGGTCGGTGCAGGATAGGCGGTATGCAGACCGACGAACGGATTCGCCGTGCCCGGCCGGAGGACATCCCGGCGCTCGTGGAACTCGTGTACGCGCTGGCCGAGTACGAACGCGCACCCGACGAGTGCCACCTGACCGCCTCGCAGCTGGAGACCGCGCTCTTCGGCCCCAGCCCCGCCGCCTTCTGCCACGTCGCCGAACACGAAGGCGAGATCGCCGGCTGCGCGATCTGGTTCCTCAACTTCTCCACCTGGCGCGGCGTCCACGGCATCTACCTGGAAGACCTCTTCGTCCGCCCCGAAACCCGCGGCACCGGCCTGGGCAAAGCCCTCCTCACGGCCCTCGCGCAAGAATGCGTCCGCAACAACTACGAACGCCTCGAATGGTCCGTCCTCAACTGGAACACCCCCGCCATCGACTTCTACAAGTCCCTAGGCGCCAACCCCCAAGACGACTGGACCGTCTACCGCCTAACCGACGAGGCCCTCACAAAGCTCGGCTCCTAACCCGCGGCCAGCCCGCGCGGTGCTACGCGCGCGCTGCCTGATCTCGGCGGCCCTGCCTCGGGTGGCCGCAAGTCAAGGGTTGACCGGTTATCCGCTGCTATTGGGGGTTCTTCGCTCGCACACCAGCGAAGAACCCCCAACGGGAATGGATATCCACTCCCGTTGGAGGCCCTCGACTGCGCGTGGTCAGGTGCGAGGGCAGGTTGGGGTGGTCGGGGTGGACGTTCCGCGGGATGGTGGATGCCCTCAGCAACAACCGAGGTCGGCAGCCCTCACAAGGCTGGGTTCGTGAGGAACCGTTCCCGCAGTTCGATCAGTAGGCGTTCCTTTTCCGCGAACGGCCCCGTCGCCAGCCAGGTGGTTTCGACTGCTGCCTTGAACGCGTCCTCGTTGAAGGTCGCGGTGACCACCGTCGACGTGTTGTCGAACGGGTCGCGGTCGTCGAACCAACCGTGTTCCTGGGAGACGAAATGGTGGACGGTCGCGCTCGGCTTCGTCCCGGGTTCGAGCTGTCGCGGCGGCCCGTTGAGGGTCTCGAGCCAGTCGGCGCCGCGGTCCATGCGATCCAGGACGCCTGCGATCCGCTCGTTGCCGCCGTACCCGGCTTCCTGACACGCGCGTCGCGCCGCCCACCGAGCGAGCGAGCGCAACGTTTCCGAGTCGGTTTGCTCGAGCGTGTCCACGAAGGACCGGTCCAGCTGCGACAGTTCCTGGCCGAAGCTAGCGCGCTTGATGCGCTCGGTCGGCAGCGTTCCGCCCCAAGCCGCCGCCCACTCGGCGAGTCGCCGGTCTTCAGCCTGCCGCGCCTTCTCT from Kribbella sp. NBC_00709 carries:
- a CDS encoding GNAT family N-acetyltransferase; its protein translation is MQTDERIRRARPEDIPALVELVYALAEYERAPDECHLTASQLETALFGPSPAAFCHVAEHEGEIAGCAIWFLNFSTWRGVHGIYLEDLFVRPETRGTGLGKALLTALAQECVRNNYERLEWSVLNWNTPAIDFYKSLGANPQDDWTVYRLTDEALTKLGS
- a CDS encoding antitoxin VbhA family protein, which gives rise to MAYEPCRYAQRWPDLFEPLDDDQKQRVSDALSNNRLEGWEPQRDDVADLVDRELGRIDTAEYIRRTMAKVTGGGPV